The Ornithodoros turicata isolate Travis chromosome 7, ASM3712646v1, whole genome shotgun sequence genome includes a region encoding these proteins:
- the LOC135401280 gene encoding uncharacterized protein LOC135401280, giving the protein MPHLRLRIAFHQQLLCLVAVFHVASATVLPTGLETRLTQAALKVIRTHSSPTYAYANPVPVLSTEDLMYSNYNSKNSIGDREELQVTKLALSTLKTDLYGSARWTHLHHNHSDYLMATTRNNVHLWSLDGGNVELKTTEALFRYSFGGDELIDATAFTRSERNQQTMYLVFVVRTGMTAKLMAYEVDITGQVMLFALPLAEVPIKVRWLESQQQGALVLLYPSAYNEISLSDFRQGKTVLSHIIHIRVPMAVDLETAVIGGYGYITVCNATTVAVYRSDELANSFRLFDIIHGSELTDIALFRVGFETLLAVAGQQKQFVYVWRGGGFFLRQVFVVRNCYQWYPVAFSSCRDDVLMAMATTDKSYPLRLFAWSAQLRRFTEIERRVVPLGGFLVYKDSMASYSVKDNAWIVFTDGANGASKIVVISTKVALLPNPVEERGSQTVLRMKAAKDYLDKQQALMSKASQTLGNAISAKKPVNFLQMKHMVKKLLVNGPIAAGISEIPQGLVMEGSPVSLTELQSRMPQLRRALGDVGFKVRRLTAALRDAVYKNESATIPALKIVKGALLTPQLRAKETSVDTLRGVATSDLLRDIYWFDKPVTIAGRVLILKPSKVKGVLRAPLINGVDITKAVTVDGHHTLTGRTIFTKPLNIMKDSILEGSLNNMKLSTFATLSGNHYISAPKQFALVTVQAELSVLRLDGVDITSTVLNTLNSVDSQAVTGALTFAGNVQSRDIFSNTVNGLHVPDLATRFVRLDRPAAICGFKTFTTLTHVASVITIGGKLNALQVPYDLLLRDAEQVVKGRKRFTRVVSGVTTVDGRVNGLKLPNDVYRVTDNEAINVPLAFHNGIIAARDIHVTGTTDSVDISDYARYLLSQPNKTVKGDVVFRGKLFVHNSMTLGGRLNQLLVDELYKDAIFPGGNKVLAITGRKTFSRGIDVEHMTVKGGINGYSLLEDFVATEDHQDIEGHKLLTGPVTFENALDSTNGIVDGVDVYKTLSERITLGSEQNITAEPVFVDTVTVDHLYNLGHIQGLSVPSDFVLKSVPQKVYGTKHFSRGLKGNLVDVRVEATVNGPVGGVDIANVFKKRVTLGGHQVIAAQIMIQNSTVPSFNARLLNNQPAAEFLNNVMSKSQPQSITAPKTFEGVLQALAPVTSVTGVNGVHLSEVNNNAVRLNELSVVTQGMSFKDTFTVYGKVNVRGHLDGRDLQAFEADTVSKDGWLTIRGNSVFYKGFNVRGDIAADSVNDIMLGYDLLLKTADQTVKGRYAFAKSLKVLGDLPHTGHVNNIDLSVLDLLIMKADRENVLKTSLDFSQMVHVATDMHVDGLVNGHKLTSVKEGAMCNAGRDKIIGPKVFRGPIDVLGTLDVQFFNNRSLPHILDDLVYLDGYYTTAPKAFHIVHTEGIIKARSVVFDGLVNGVSVKEKLASAVPLTGNCVVTGKKHFKHPFVVNKDMSVLGSVNGVMIPKDIVQLCHTKACPMQHLTRPTFESLQVPGHLPVSNGVNGQNLPLALRNTFRTHGNQTVAGTKHLQNAVFNRNVLAQRVNGKIFRRDVIPLRTPQMLRSALLPSDVVTTNVAVKGLINDYKIQDVAKDAVYLNKPQTIRGPVVLNQVVVHADINLHGLVDGIALPQINKGLAVLDHSISQIGNAMSQKLNAHEEIISQTNCFLKNSYSTVDHFVAYQFLDVEATTVDAATGVGSLRLIDAHTGTPESRVYHFSWGKDKLWHFNSEASTDEGERVYLRLEGKLLWLDVPLPDSDKKRGILTDGTAVLHNFGDVISMSALQRDHRTGIAASLTRSGVCDFFKFTLRTEPVLIGTLNPGPEAKAVKLATLKGSVYALISLHDPQACLVETTRSKIYIWETADRWTLVQQLYGGSVISTFVKNEMLYALFSDVDVNSHCNIPSTIKVYRTCESSGSPFELFQVMPVISVSKIEILKYGNQHDVYMVAANRTSAQVYLFGGESGFRILSTIPSEGLTDVKPIVLQDELYLITAQGYNQRKTIIYKAVTKGPKEAFQLS; this is encoded by the exons atgccCCACCTGCGCTTGAG GATCGCGTTTCACCAGCAGCTGCTGTGTCTTGTGGCAGTTTTCCACGTAGCATCCGCAACG GTATTACCGACAGGGCTGGAAACCCGTTTGACACAAGCTGCATTGAAGGTGATTCGGACACACAGTAGTCCAACGTATGCCTATGCAAATCCAGTTCCCGTGCTCTCCACTGAAGATCTTATGTACTCGAATTACAACAGCAAAAACAGTATCGGCGACCGTGAAG AACTTCAAGTTACCAAACTCGCACTGTCTACTCTCAAGACAGACTTGTATGGTTCAGCACGGTGGACGCACCTTCATCACAACCACAGCGACTATCTGATGGCGACTACACGGAATAACGTCCATCTCTGGAGCTTAGATGGGGGAAACGTAGAGCTGAAGACAACGGAAGCACTCTTCCGTTACAGTTTTGGTGGAG ATGAGCTAATCGACGCCACTGCATTTACGAGGAGCGAGCGTAACCAACAGACTATGTACCTGGTATTTGTAGTTAGAACTGGTATGACTGCCAAGCTGATGGCATACGAAGTGGACATCACAGGACAAGTTATG CTTTTTGCACTTCCTTTGGCTGAGGTGCCTATTAAAGTACGCTGGCTGGAGTCTCAACAGCAAGGAGCACTGGTTCTTTTGTATCCTTCAGCCTATAATGAGATCAGCCTGTCAGATTTCCGCCAAG GGAAGACAGTACTAAGTCACATCATTCACATCCGCGTTCCTATGGCCGTTGATTTGGAGACTGCCGTCATTGGTGGTTACGGCTATATCACCGTATGCAATGCGACTACGGTTGCAGTGTACCGGTCTGATGAACTGGCAAACAGTTTCAGGCTGTTTGACAT AATTCATGGTTCAGAGCTGACAGACATTGCCCTCTTCAGGGTGGGGTTTGAGACTTTACTGGCAGTGGCTGGCCAACAGAAACAGTTCGTTTACGTCTGGAGAGGCGGTGGATTCTTTTTACGGCAGGTGTTCGTTGTCCGTAACTGCTACCAGTGGTACCCAGTGGCATTCAGCTCCTGCAGAGATGACGTCCTTATGGCAATGGCAACGACCGATAAGAGCTATCCCCTGAGACTTTTCGCATGGTCTGCACAACTGAGGCGCTTTACAGAGATTGAAAGGA GAGTTGTTCCTCTGGGAGGCTTTTTGGTGTACAAGGACAGTATGGCCTCCTACAGTGTCAAAGACAACGCGTGGATCGTTTTCACTGACGGTGCCAATGGAGCTTCGAAAATAGTGGTCATTTCTACCAAAGTAGCACTCCTGCCAAATCCTGTAGAAGAGCGTGGATCCCAGACAGTTCTGCGGATGAAAGCTGCTAAG GACTACCTCGACAAACAGCAGGCTCTCATGAGCAAGGCGAGCCAAACGCTGGGAAACGCCATCAGCGCGAAAAAGCCAGTGAACTTCTTGCAGATGAAGCATATGGTTAAGAAGCTGTTGGTGAATGGCCCAATAGCAGCGGGCATTTCAGAAATTCCACAAGGTCTTGTTATGGAAGGGTCACCGGTGTCTTTGACGGAACTGCAGAGTCGAATGCCACAGCTGAGGAGAGCCCTTGGAGACGTGGGCTTTAAAGTGCGGAGGCTTACAGCTGCATTGAGAG ATGCCGTCTACAAAAACGAGTCTGCAACCATTCCGGCACTAAAAATTGTTAAAGGAGCACTACTGACTCCCCAGCTTCGAGCAAAAGAAACAAGCGTTGACACCCTGCGCGGGGTTGCCACGTCAGACTTGCTGAGGGACATCTACTG GTTCGATAAGCCTGTTACGATTGCTGGACGTGTACTTATCCTGAAACCATCCAAAGTGAAAGGAGTGCTTCGGGCACCACTAATCAACGGTGTGGACATTACAAAGGCAGTGACTGTGGATGGTCATCACACGTTAACAG GAAGAACTATTTTTACGAAGCCTCTGAACATCATGAAAGATTCCATTTTGGAAGGCTCACTGAACAACATGAAGCTCTCGACGTTCGCTACTCTTTCTGGAAATCATTATATTAGTGCACCGAAGCAATTTGCTTTGGTGACTGTTCAGGCAGAGCTGTCAGTTCTGCGACTGGATGGTGTGGACATCACAAGCACAGTCCTGAATACACTCAACTCTGTTGACTCGCAGGCTGTAACCGGGGCACTAACGTTTGCCGGAAATGTTCAGTCGCGGGACATCTTCAGCAACACAGTGAACGGACTGCACGTTCCCGATCTGGCCACTCGCTTCGTGAGGCTTGATAGACCTGCTGCCATCTGTGGCTTCAAGACTTTTACCACCTTGACTCATGTTGCGTCTGTGATAACCATTGGTGGGAAACTAAATGCCTTGCAGGTTCCATATGATCTGCTCTTAAGAGACGCCGAACAAGTTGTGAAGGGAAGGAAGCGTTTCACGAGGGTCGTCTCTGGAGTGACCACAGTCGATGGCAGAGTTAACGGCCTGAAGCTTCCTAATGACGTCTACAGAGTTACTGACAATGAAGCCATCAATGTCCCTCTAGCGTTTCACAATGGCATAATTGCCGCAAGGGACATTCACGTTACCGGTACCACCGACAGTGTTGACATATCGGACTACGCACGCTATTTGCTCAGCCAGCCGAACAAGACTGTGAAGGGGGACGTAGTTTTCCGAGGAAAGCTCTTCGTGCACAACTCTATGACCCTTGGTGGCAGACTTAATCAACTTTTGGTTGACGAGCTTTACAAGGATGCAATTTTTCCCGGTGGTAACAAGGTGCTGGCCATTACTGGCAGGAAGACCTTTAGCCGAGGAATAGACGTGGAACACATGACAGTAAAAGGGGGCATCAATGGATACAGCCTTCTTGAAGACTTCGTTGCAACTGAAGACCACCAGGACATTGAAG GGCACAAGCTACTGACGGGACCAGTGACATTTGAGAATGCCCTCGATTCCA CTAATGGAATCGTGGACGGCGTAGATGTCTACAAGACACTTTCGGAGAGGATTACCCTGGGAAGCGAGCAGAACATTACGGCAGAGCCAGTTTTCGTTGATACAGTGACCGTAGATCATCTCTACAACCTTGGCCACATACAAGGATTGTCTGTTCCAAGTGACTTTGTCCTTAAATCTGTTCCTCAGAAAGTCTATGGCACAAAGCACTTCTCTCGTGGTCTCAAAGGGAACTTGGTTGATGTCAGGGTAGAAGCCACTGTCAATGGTCCAGTGGGAGGAGTGGACATAGCAAATGTTTTCAAGAAGAGGGTTACCCTTGGTGGACATCAAGTGATTGCAGCACAGATTATGATCCAAAACTCCACTGTCCCATCTTTCAACGCTAGGCTTCTGAACAATCAACCTGCTGCAGAATTCCTCAACAACGTCATGTCAAAGAGTCAACCGCAGAGCATCACTGCACCAAAAACATTCGAAG GTGTGCTGCAAGCACTCGCTCCTGTCACATCTGTGACCGGCGTTAATGGAGTTCACCTAAGTGAAGTGAACAATAACGCAGTTCGGTTGAATGAATTATCAGTTGTGACCCAGGGCATGAGCTTCAAAGATACTTTCACAGTATATGGCAAGGTTAACGTCCGTGGCCACTTAGACGGGCGCGACCTCCAGGCTTTCGAAGCAGACACGGTCTCCAAGGACGGCTGGCTGACCATTAGGGGCAACTCTGTATTTTACAAAGGCTTTAATGTTCGTGGAGATATTGCAGCAGACTCTGTAAATGACATAATGCTGGGTTATGACTTGCTGCTCAAGACTGCAGATCAAACTGTCAAGG GGCGCTACGCGTTTGCAAAGTCCTTGAAGGTTCTTGGAGACCTTCCCCATACTGGACATGTGAATAATATCGATCTTTCTGTTCTTGACCTGCTAATCATGAAAGCTGACAGGGAGAATGTCCTCAAGACAAGCTTGGACTTCAGTCAG ATGGTACATGTTGCAACTGATATGCACGTGGATGGACTGGTCAATGGTCACAAGCTAACGAGCGTCAAGGAAGGAGCCATGTGCAATGCAGGACGTGATAAAATCATTGGCCCCAAAGTCTTCCGTGGGCCGATCGATGTGCTGGGCACTCTAGATGTTCAATTCTTCAACAATCGAAGCCTGCCACACATCCTGGATGACTTGGTGTACCTGGACGGCTATTAC ACAACTGCACCGAAGGCATTCCACATCGTCCACACTGAAGGTATCATCAAGGCACGCAGTGTTGTCTTTGACGGGCTGGTGAACGGAGTCTCCGTGAAAGAGAAGCTTGCCTCGGCTGTTCCTCTAACTGGCAACTGTGTAGTTACAG GCAAGAAACACTTCAAACATCCTTTTGTGGTGAACAAGGACATGTCTGTGCTAGGAAGCGTCAACGGTGTGATGATTCCAAAGGATATCGTGCAGCTGTGCCACACAAAAG CCTGTCCCATGCAACATCTTACAAGACCCACGTTCGAGAGCCTTCAGGTCCCAGGCCACTTGCCCGTTTCAAACGGTGTCAACGGTCAAAATTTGCCTTTGGCTCTGAGGAATACATTTCGTACCCATGGCAATCAAACTGTAGCAGGCACGAAGCACTTGCAG AACGCAGTTTTCAACCGAAATGTGCTTGCCCAACGTGTAAATGGAAAAATCTTCAGAAGAGATGTCATTCCTTTGAGGACTCCACAGATGCTGAGGTCAGCTCTACTGCCTTCAGATGTTGTAACTACGAATGTCGCTGTCAAAG GACTGATCAACGACTACAAAATACAAGACGTTGCCAAGGATGCAGTCTACCTCAATAAACCACAGACAATTCGTGGTCCAGTTGTGTTGAACCAGGTTGTAGTCCACGCAGACATCAACTTGCATGGCCTGGTCGATGGAATAGCGCTGCCGCAGATTAATAAGGGCCTTGCAGTTTTGGACCACTCCATATCACAGATTGGAAATGCAATGAGCCAGAAGCTGAATGCTCATGAAGAGATTATATCTCAAACAAACTGTTTCTTAAAGA ACTCTTACTCTACGGTCGACCATTTTGTGGCCTACCAGTTTCTGGATGTCGAAGCCACTACGGTCGATGCTGCAACAGGGGTTGGAAGTCTGCGCCTCATTGATGCGCATACGGGAACTCCAGAGTCCCGTGTCTACCACTTCAGCTGGGGAAAGGACAAACTGTGGCATTTCAACAGCGAAGCCAGTACAGACGAAGGCGAAAGGGTGTACCTCAGATTGGAAGGCAAACTGCTTTGGCTAGATGTACCATTGCCTGACAGTGACAAAAAAC GTGGTATCCTTACGGACGGCACAGCTGTGCTCCACAACTTTGGAGATGTAATAAGTATGTCTGCCTTGCAACGAGATCACAGGACTGGCATAGCAGCCAGCTTGACAAGAAGTGGAGTGTGCGATTTTTTCAAGTTTACGCTTCGCACCGAGCCAGTGCTCATTGGGACTCTGAACCCCGGACCCG AAGCCAAGGCAGTGAAGCTTGCTACTCTCAAAGGATCTGTGTACGCCCTGATATCTCTTCACGACCCACAAGCGTGTCTTGTCGAGACTACCCGCTCGAAGATATACATCTGGGAAACAGCTGACAGGTGGACTCTTGTTCAGCAGCTCTATGGTGGCTCTGTCATCAGCACTTTCGTAAAGAATGAAATGCTGTACGCGCTCTTCTCGGACGTTGATGTCAACTCTCATTGCAACATACCAAGCACAATAAAG GTGTACCGTACTTGCGAAAGCAGCGGCTCACCCTTTGAACTCTTCCAAGTCATGCCAGTTATCTCGGTCTCCAAGATTGAAATTCTCAAGTATGGCAATCAGCACGACGTGTACATGGTAGCTGCAAACCGGACATCAGCTCAAGTCTACCTATTTGGTG GCGAATCTGGTTTCAGAATCTTATCTACAATTCCATCGGAAGGATTGACTGATGTCAAACCTATAGTCCTTCAGGATGAGCTCTACCTCATTACTGCACAAGGCTACAACCAGCGGAAAACAATAATTTATAAAGCTGTCACCAAAG GTCCTAAGGAAGCGTTCCAGCTATCCTGA
- the LOC135401282 gene encoding trifunctional purine biosynthetic protein adenosine-3-like — protein MSEKVLVVGGGGREHTLVWKLAQSPRIQTIYVSPGNAGTSSESKAVNVSLNVKDNSAVVEWCKGNDISLVVVGPEEYLCNGLADELLAAGVKCFGPSAKAADIEASKAFSKDFMAKHGVPTAQYQTFTNAESAKTYITNADFPALVVKASGLAAGKGVIVAEDKAEALAAVDMIMKDKTVGVAGDTVVVEELLEGDEISVLAFTDGVNVSLMPAAQDHKRLKDGDQGPNTGGMGAYCPCPLVSDEVLEQVKVDVIERTVNGLMKDGRKFVGVLYAGLMLTKNGPKVLEFNCRFGDPETESILPLLESDLYETMLACVEGNLPRALPVWKKNLYAVGVVLVSGGYPGSYPKGKVISGLEKATEHGVIIFHAGTAKSDNHIVTSGGRVMVCLALHSDLRTAKQLAQLGAEFVRFDGKFFRQDIAFRAIGRVSKKDPLTYSMSGVDIAAGDRLVKSIRSLTDSTKRPGTMGSIGGFGGLFDLKAAGYKDPVLVSGTDGVGTKLKIAHACHAHDTIGIDLVAMCVNDILVQGAEPLFFLDYFACGKLDPGVAKQVVAGIAEGCRQSKCSLIGGETAEMPGMYAVGDYDLAGFSVGAVERDKVLPRNDIKDGDLVLGFPSSGFHSNGYSLVRKVVERAGLRYSDRAPFDKSRQLGEVLLTPTRIYVKLLLNAVKSGYVKALAHITGGGLTENIPRVLQPGFGVFLDCNNWTIPPVFQWVASEGNIGDEEMLRTFNCGLGMVAIVSPEDAQAVIDESEGEARVVGHVLNIEEGSPKVNVRNFRESLNTRPGEVIKKKFGVLISGSGTNLQALIDHIKKMDGRSAAEIVLVISNIDGVEGLRRAQGAGIPTKVISHKGYKNRVEYDMKIHEALTAAGVEFICLAGFMRIISAEFISKWYGKILNIHPALLPSFKGHDAHKQALESGVRITGCTVHFVVPEVDAGAIVLQGAAPVELDDTVETLSERVKKVEHRIFPEAMELLAQGKVVLRPDGKIAFKKDVL, from the coding sequence ATGTCGGAGAAAGTTTTGGTGGTGGGCGGCGGCGGCCGGGAGCACACGCTCGTGTGGAAGCTCGCACAGTCACCCCGAATTCAAACGATCTACGTTTCACCTGGAAATGCAGGAACAAGTTCTGAGTCCAAAGCTGTGAACGTTTCTCTCAATGTCAAGGACAACAGCGCAGTTGTCGAGTGGTGCAAGGGGAACGATATTTCTCTCGTCGTCGTCGGACCGGAGGAGTACCTCTGCAATGGCCTGGCGGACGAACTTCTGGCAGCGGGTGTCAAGTGCTTCGGCCCGAGCGCGAAGGCCGCGGACATCGAAGCGAGCAAGGCGTTCTCGAAGGATTTTATGGCGAAGCATGGTGTGCCAACAGCGCAGTATCAAACATTCACGAACGCCGAGAGTGCAAAGACATACATAACCAATGCTGACTTCCCAGCACTAGTAGTGAAGGCTAGTGGCCTTGCAGCTGGAAAAGGCGTTATTGTTGCAGAAGACAAAGCTGAGGCTCTCGCAGCAGTCGATATGATCATGAAGGATAAAACCGTCGGAGTTGCGGGAGATACTGTCGTCGTTGAGGAACTTTTGGAAGGCGATGAAATTTCTGTCTTGGCATTTACGGATGGTGTCAATGTTTCCTTGATGCCAGCTGCACAGGACCACAAGAGGCTCAAGGACGGAGACCAGGGGCCCAATACCGGTGGCATGGGAGCTTACTGCCCTTGTCCTTTAGTGTCTGATGAAGTCCTGGAGCAGGTCAAGGTAGACGTCATAGAGAGGACTGTAAATGGGCTAATGAAAGACGGAAGGAAGTTTGTTGGTGTCTTGTATGCTGGTCTCATGCTTACGAAGAATGGGCCAAAGGTTCTGGAGTTCAACTGTCGTTTTGGTGACCCTGAAACTGAATCAATTCTTCCTCTTCTGGAATCCGACCTTTATGAAACAATGCTGGCTTGCGTTGAGGGCAACCTTCCCAGAGCTTTACCTGTCTGGAAGAAGAACTTGTATGCAGTTGGCGTGGTTCTTGTCAGCGGTGGGTACCCAGGCAGCTATCCAAAGGGCAAGGTCATCAGTGGCCTCGAGAAGGCTACCGAGCACGGAGTTATAATCTTTCACGCTGGAACTGCTAAAAGTGACAACCACATTGTGACTTCCGGAGGGCGTGTCATGGTCTGTCTTGCACTTCACAGTGACCTGCGGACTGCCAAGCAGCTGGCTCAGTTGGGCGCCGAGTTTGTTCGATTTGATGGAAAATTCTTTCGCCAAGATATTGCCTTCCGTGCCATCGGCAGGGTGTCCAAGAAAGACCCTCTGACATATTCCATGTCAGGTGTGGACATTGCAGCTGGAGATCGTCTGGTAAAGAGTATCCGGTCTTTGACAGACTCCACCAAGAGGCCCGGCACCATGGGTTCTATTGGTGGATTTGGAGGCTTGTTTGATCTCAAGGCAGCAGGATACAAGGACCCTGTTCTGGTCTCTGGAACCGATGGAGTAGGAACGAAGCTGAAGATCGCACACGCCTGTCATGCCCACGACACAATTGGCATTGACCTTGTTGCAATGTGTGTTAATGACATTCTTGTCCAAGGTGCTGAGCCCCTTTTCTTCTTGGACTATTTTGCTTGCGGGAAGTTAGATCCAGGAGTAGCAAAACAAGTTGTTGCAGGGATCGCCGAGGGCTGCAGGCAATCAAAGTGCTCACTTATTGGTGGTGAGACAGCGGAGATGCCCGGGATGTATGCAGTTGGTGACTATGACCTGGCTGGATTTTCTGTCGGAGCCGTCGAGAGAGACAAGGTTCTTCCTCGTAACGACATTAAGGACGGTGACCTCGTTCTCGGCTTTCCATCTTCGGGCTTCCACAGCAATGGCTACAGCTTGGTCCGGAAAGTAGTTGAAAGAGCGGGACTACGTTACAGCGACAGGGCTCCATTTGACAAATCGAGGCAGCTAGGAGAAGTGCTACTCACTCCAACTAGGATTTATGTCAAACTCTTGCTGAATGCCGTAAAGAGTGGGTACGTTAAAGCTCTAGCCCATATCACTGGGGGTGGGCTTACGGAAAACATCCCCAGAGTTCTGCAGCCCGGGTTTGGCGTCTTCCTCGACTGTAACAACTGGACCATCCCGCCAGTCTTCCAGTGGGTTGCCAGCGAAGGAAATATTGGAGATGAAGAAATGCTGAGGACATTCAACTGCGGTCTTGGCATGGTTGCCATAGTTTCGCCAGAAGATGCACAGGCCGTCATCGATGAGTCGGAAGGCGAAGCTCGTGTGGTTGGTCATGTTCTCAACATTGAAGAAGGATCTCCAAAGGTGAATGTGCGGAACTTCAGGGAGTCCCTGAACACGCGACCAGGCGAAGTAATCAAAAAGAAGTTTGGCGTTCTCATCTCTGGATCTGGGACTAATCTCCAGGCCCTAATTGACCACATCAAGAAAATGGACGGCAGAAGTGCCGCAGAGATTGTGCTCGTTATTTCCAATATCGATGGTGTCGAGGGTCTTCGCAGGGCACAGGGAGCTGGTATCCCAACAAAGGTCATAAGTCACAAGGGATACAAGAATCGCGTCGAATATGACATGAAAATTCACGAGGCCCTGACGGCGGCTGGCGTGGAATTTATTTGCCTGGCAGGGTTTATGCGCATAATTTCTGCAGAGTTCATCAGCAAGTGGTACGGCAAGATCCTCAACATTCACCCAGCATTACTTCCGTCTTTCAAAGGCCACGATGCTCATAAACAGGCACTGGAGTCTGGAGTGAGAATCACTGGATGTACAGTTCACTTTGTTGTTCCAGAGGTGGATGCAGGAGCAATAGTCCTCCAGGGAGCTGCACCAGTTGAGCTCGATGACACAGTGGAGACCCTGTCAGAACGCGTTAAGAAGGTTGAACACAGAATCTTTCCGGAAGCAATGGAGCTCTTAGCGCAAGGAAAGGTCGTGCTCCGTCCAGATGGAAAGATTGCTTTCAAGAAAGATGTGTTATGA